TTTTCCATCACTGCTTATCAATGTTCTCCATCATTCTTTCTGTCACAAGTGGACAGGCACAGTTCTACATATTCATGGTTCTCTTATCGGAGGCCACTACCCCGTTTGTCAACCTACGGTGGTGAGTTTTTTCGGATTTAGAAAGTCCAGTTAAAGATTTTAGATACGCGTGGCCTCTAAACATCAAGCGTGCGAATGGCAGGTACTTGGATGCTAGTGGTCAAAAAGGCTCCAAGGCTTACACACTCAATGGAATTGCCCTCTTCTTGGGTTGGCTGGTAATGTTTGATTGACCTAAAACAATCATCTCTCTGTTCTAGCCTAACCGAATGTAATTGCTTTTTTTTTTTTTCAGGTGGCGAGGATCCTTCTGTTTATCTACTTCTTTGTACACATGTACTCCCATTTCCATCAGGTGATTTCAATGCTGAGCTTGAGCACCTTTTAGAGATGTGAATCTAAAAAGTCGCTATTTTTGCAGGTGAAGCAAGTGTTTCCACTGGGATTTTACAGCCTTCTTGCAGTAGGACCGGTCCTGTCAACGATGAATCTTCTTTGGTTCTGGAAAATCACCAAAGGATTGATCAAAACAATCTCCAAGGCGACGGGGAAGAAAAAACAGTGATGGTCTCTGCTTGACATGAAAAAAAGGGATTTGGATTGCATTCACTTTGATCTGTTCATGAAAAAAGATTGATTGATATCATGTTGTTGATGTGTCTTGGAAGCCTTTTCGGTTTATAAGACTGCCTTTCTATGGGAATTGTATATTCACAACCTTCAGCTGTTTCTTAGGTAT
This genomic interval from Brassica oleracea var. oleracea cultivar TO1000 chromosome C2, BOL, whole genome shotgun sequence contains the following:
- the LOC106324672 gene encoding transmembrane protein 56, with the translated sequence MTTSFAFTGDDDSSKQLVLLASVCSGMLMCKIVYDLTGFISPLLFSAYGKLDGKVRMEWNNRGFSTFHAVFVSVASIYLLVISDQFDESVHGDLVINSTTRLSESVMGISLGYFVADLMMIFWHFPTLGGVEYVFHHCLSMFSIILSVTSGQAQFYIFMVLLSEATTPFVNLRWYLDASGQKGSKAYTLNGIALFLGWLVARILLFIYFFVHMYSHFHQVKQVFPLGFYSLLAVGPVLSTMNLLWFWKITKGLIKTISKATGKKKQ